From the genome of Spinacia oleracea cultivar Varoflay chromosome 2, BTI_SOV_V1, whole genome shotgun sequence, one region includes:
- the LOC110805209 gene encoding phenylacetaldehyde reductase-like gives MAAVLLTGRPLTAETVVDETWFSVPEICENQQMKWYLLSKTLAEEAAWDFVKEHGLDMVSINPAIVIGPLLQPTINTSSFAVLSLVNVTVGFFQGSEKGGHADR, from the exons ATGGCTGCAGTTCTGCTCACTGGTAGACCTCTAACTGCTGAAACTGTAGTTGATGAAACATGGTTTTCTGTCCCAGAAATCTGCGAGAATCAACAAATG AAGTGGTATCTTTTGTCAAAGACATTGGCTGAAGAAGCTGCGTGGGATTTTGTTAAAGAACATGGGCTTGATATGGTGTCGATAAACCCTGCAATTGTTATAGGCCCTTTGCTGCAGCCAACAATCAATACCAGTTCTTTTGCTGTTTTAAGCTTGGTTAATG TCACCGTTGGTTTTTTCCAAGGGAGTGAAAAAGGTGGACATGCTGACAGATGA